A single region of the Malaclemys terrapin pileata isolate rMalTer1 chromosome 2, rMalTer1.hap1, whole genome shotgun sequence genome encodes:
- the CLDN12 gene encoding claudin-12, with protein MGCRDVHAATVLAFLSGTASVAGLFAAVLLPNWRLMRLHTFNRNEKNLTVYTGLWIKCARFDGSRDCVIYDTEWYTAVDQLDLRVLQFALPCSMLTAVSALLLCLIGMCNTAFVSNVPNIKLAKCLVNSPGCHLVAGLLFLLACAICLTPSIWVIFYNNYLNKKYEPVFTFDISVYITIASAGGLFFTSVLLFLWYCACKTLPSPFWQPLYSHASSMPSYASQPYSARSRLSAIEIDIPVVTHAS; from the coding sequence GCGACAGTACTGGCCTTCCTCAGTGGAACAGCCTCGGTAGCAGGCCTTTTTGCTGCAGTTTTACTTCCTAACTGGAGACTGATGAGGCTGCACACATTCAACAGAAATGAAAAGAATCTGACCGTTTACACTGGACTCTGGATTAAGTGTGCACGCTTTGATGGAAGCAGAGACTGTGTGATATATGACACAGAGTGGTACACAGCAGTCGATCAGCTGGATTTACGGGTTCTCCAATTTGCGCTTCCCTGTAGTATGCTAACTGCTGTCTCCGCTCTGCTGCTGTGTTTGATCGGCATGTGTAACACGGCCTTTGTGTCAAATGTACCAAACATCAAACTTGCTAAATGTCTTGTAAATAGTCCAGGCTGCCACCTTGTGGCTGGTCTGTTGTTTCTACTTGCATGTGCCATTTGTCTCACACCATCAATCTGGGTAATTTTTTATAACAACTACCTGAACAAAAAATATGAGCCAGTTTTTACCTTTGATATTTCAGTGTATATTACCATTGCCAGTGCAGGAGGCCTGTTTTTCACTTCAGTTCTGTTATTTCTGTGGTATTGTGCATGCAAAACCTTACCGTCCCCATTCTGGCAGCCTCTCTATTCCCATGCCTCGAGCATGCCTAGCTATGCCTCCCAGCCCTATTCTGCACGATCTCGGCTCTCTGCCATTGAAATTGACATTCCTGTTGTAACACATGCttcttaa